Genomic window (Pseudomonas sp. L5B5):
CCGAGCAACTGCTGGAGCGCGAATGGCTGCCGGTGGCCGGCGTGCAGGCCTATCCCTACCTGACTTGCGAGCAGCAGCGCTTGTTCGCCGATTTGCAGGTCGGGCATGGCCAGGGTTTCAACCTGTTCGAAGGTGGCCAGCTGGCGGGCGCGTTGCGGCGCATCCAGGGCTCGGCCCCGGAGTCGCGGCACTCGGCGCAGAACGTCGCCGCGCTGGTCCAGGCCAGCGCCCTGGATGTGGCGGGCCGCCAGCCCTATCAAGTGTTGGCAGTGGAGATCGAAGGCTTGCGTGACGGCCGCCAGCAGCAGGCCAGTGCCTGGCTGCGGGCCAGTGATGGCTCGCGCTTGACCGGCAGTGTCGCGGCCTTCTGTGCCTTGCATTGGGAACGCTTGCCCCTGGGCCTGCATTACGCGGCCCAGGTGCTGGACGCCGGCGCCTGCCTGGAACAGATCCGCCACTGGCTGCCGGATACCCGCTGCAGCTTGCCTGGCGAGCACCTTCGCACGGGCTCGGCAGGGCACTGCATTTCCCTGGAAACAGAGGAGGGTGTGCTGTGAGAAAGGTCCCCAGTGCCTGGCTGCGCCGCTACCCGCAGTCTCGACCGCCGCGATGCCGGCTGGTATGCCTGCCCCACGCCGGTGGCAGCGCCAGTTTCTTCAACGACTGGCGCGGCCAGCTGCCAGCGGATGTCGAGTTGGTCAGCGTGCAGTACCCGGGGCGCGAAGAGCGTCTTGGGGAAACCTGGCCCGGTAGCCTGGAGTGGATGGCCGGTACCATCACTCGCGCCCTGTCGGACCTGGCAGAGCGGCCGCTGGTGCTGTTCGGCCACAGCATGGGGGCCGCCGTGGCCTTCGAAGTCGCCGCGCGTCTGCAACAGCAGGGCGCGGCCCCGCAGCGGCTGATCGTTTCGGCGCATCCGGCGCCCCACCGCCAGCGCCGCAGCGAGTTGCACCTGGGGCCCGATGCCGGGTTGCTGGCCGATGTGCAGCGGCTTTCCGACGGCCAGCCTTCGCTCCTGGATGACCCCGCCCTGCGTGAGCTGTATCTGCCGGCGCTGCGTAACGACTATCGACTGATCGAGTCCTATCGGGGCGATTCGAGCCGGACCCTGGACCTGCCGATTAGCGTCTGCCTGGGCGCCGAGGATCGCGAAGTGGATCAGGACGAGGCGTATGCCTGGGCCGAGACCAGCCGCCAGGTCACTGACTTCCAGACCTTCCCCGGCGGGCATTTCTACCTGCGTGACCAGCAGGGTGAGGTGCTGCGCCACCTGACGCGGCTGCTGGCCAGCCATGGCGAGCCGGCGTGGCAGTGCTGGCCCTCGACCCCATGAACCTTTCCTTGATGGACACCGATATGAAGACACCCGAGCAATGCAGCAGCCTGGACGACGTGCGCTGCGGGATCGACGCGATGGACGAACAGATCATCCAGGCCCTTGGCCGGCGCCTGGCCTACGTCAAGGCGGCGGCGCAGTTCAAGCCCACGCAGCAGAGCATCGCCGCTCCGGAGCGGGTCGCGGCGATGTTGCCGCAGCGTCAGCAATGGGCGCAGCAAGCGGGGCTGGACCCGATGTTCGTGGTGCCGCTGTTCGCCCAGATCATCCACTGGAACATCGCCCAGCAAGTGCGCCATTGGCGTATCGGCCAGGGGCTGGAGCAAGGAGCGCAAGATGAATGAAACATGCCGGTCCGGGCTGACCCGGGCGCTGCAGGATGGCGAGGCCCAGGCCCGCCGTGAGGGCCGGGTGGTGCTGGTGGTGTTCAGCCTGGCGGCTGAACGCCTGGAGCCGTTGCGGTTGTTCGCGGCCAACCGCCAGGTCTTCGGCCAGAGCCTGTTCTGGTCCGGTGGCCAGGGAGGGCTGGCCCTGGCGGGGTTCGGTTGCACTGAAGAAATCAGCCCGGTGGCCGGTGAGCGTTTTTCTGCCAGCAGCCAGGCCTGGCGCCAGTTGCTGGCCGAGGCGCATCAGGTGGGGCCCCGCAAGGCCTACCTGTGCGGTGGTTTCTGCTTCGATCCCCAGGGTGCGCGCAGCGCCAAGTGGCAATCGTTCGCCGAGACTTCCCTGGTGTTGCCGCGAATCCTGCTGTTGCAAGAGGATGATCAACAGCACTGGCTGTTCAGCCTGTGGCTGGAGCCGGGGGCCGATGTCGCCCATTGCGCCGCCAGCCTGGTCGCCGAGTGGACCCTGCTGTTGACCCGCTACGCCCATGCGCCGCGCCGGCAACTGCCGTCCTGTATCGAGCAGCAGGACGACACCGAGGATGCCGCGCAGTGGCAGGCCACGGTTGCCGGGGCGATCGGGCGGATCGGGGCCGGCGAGTTGAACAAGGTGGTGCTGGCCCGGGAGGTCTGCTTGCAGGCCGAGCACAACATCCCTTGTGGTCCGTTGCTGGAGAATCTCGAGGCGGCCTATCCCCAGGCCTTCCTGTTTGCCTTCAGCCGCGGTGATCGGTGCTTCCTGGGGGCCACCCCCGAGCGCCTGGTACGAGTCGCGCGCGGCACCTTGAACACCGTGGCCCTGGCCGGCACGTGTGCCCGGGGCCTGCACGAGCAGCAGGATGCCGAGCTGGGCCAGACGTTGATGGACAGTGCCAAGGACCGCTACGAGCATGCCCTGGTGGTACAGACCGTGCGGGAAGCCTTGCAACCCTACTGTGCGATGCTGGAAATCCCCCCCCAGCCGCAGTTGCATCGCCTGGCCCATGTCCAGCATTTGCTGACGCCGGTGCTCGGTCGCTTGCGGCCCCAGGTGGACGTGCTGCAGCTGGTCAAGGTCCTGCATCCGACGCCGGCGGTGGGCGGTTTGCCCCGGGCCGGGGCCCTGGACTATATCCGCGAGCATGAGGGCCTGGACCGGGGCTGGTATGCGGCCCCGGTGGGCTGGCTCAATGCCGAGGGTGATGGCGATTTTGCCGTGGCCCTGCGCTCGGCGCTGATCCATGGCAACCAGGCGCACCTGTTCGCCGGCTGCGGCATCGTCGCCGAGTCGGACCCGCAGAGTGAGTATCGGGAGACTTGCCTGAAGCTGCGGACCATCGGCGAAGCCCTGCGCCCGCAACCGGCTTCGCCGGATGTCCAGGCCGTGTGACCCGCTGTAGCCGCTGCCGCAGGCTGCGTACGGGCGCGCAGCGCTCGCGAGGGTGGTGGTCTGGCGCTTGCTGAAGGCCCTGCGGGCCTTGTCGCAGCCTCGCGGGCTCGGCGGCTACAGGTTTTGCCTGGTGCGCAGCAGGGCCTTGATCGCCGTGGCGTAGTCCTTGCCGGCCAGGCTCATGCTGTTGTTGTGGGTGCCGCCGGGCACCAGCAGCAATTGCTTCGGTTCCAGGGCAGTCTTGAACAGTTCCTGGCTCAGGCGCGGCGGTACGTAATCGTCTTTCAGGCCGTGAACCACCAGCAACGGCATGCCGATTTCGCGGATCTTGTCGATGGAGTCGAACTTCTGCGACATCAGCCAGCGCACCGGCAGGGAAGTCTTGGTAACGGCCCTTGCGGCGTCGCCCAGGGTGGTGAAGGTGGACTCGACGATCAGCCCTCGCGCCGCCGCCGGGCGTTGCTCGCTAGTGGCCTGGCGGCCGAGCTCGGCGGCCAGGTCGATGGCCACCGCGCCACCCAGGGAGTGGCCGTAGATCAGGCGCTTGCCCGCATCTGGCTGCAGCACCATGAGGCGCTCCCAGGCAACGCGGGCGTCTTCATAGACACTGGTCTCGGAGGGCAGCTCGCCATGGCTCTGGCCAAAACCCCGGTAGTCGATGGCCAGCACCGAGTAGCCCAGGGCGTGCAGTTGCTCGATGCGAAACAGCTGGCCGGTGAGGTTCCAGCGCACCCCGTGCAGATAGAGGATCGCTGGTGCATCGGCACGTTGTGCCGGCCACCACCAGGCGTGGATGTTCTGTCCGGCCTTGAAGCTTTTCGGCTTGAGCTCGAACTCCTGCACCGTGCTTGGCAGGCCGCGGTACCAGCCGGCGGTGCCCGGCTCGATGCGAAACACCAGCTGGCGTTCCTTGTGTTCGAGCACGGCGCAGCTCACCGGCAGGCCAACGACCAGCGCGGTCATGCACAGCAGGGGAAACCAGCGACGGCGCAGGCGCTGGAGCAGGGGCGGGGACATGGAAGGCTTCACTAGACAACAGTCGAAGACGCGTTTTACCAGATGTGCCGGGAGGACTGTGGGAGTTTCTGCGCAGCGGTCGGTGACAAGGGTTGGCAAATGTTACGCAAGGGTGGCAAGCGCCGTGGCCACCCGCTGTCGGCGTGGCCACGACGAGGTCGGGGCTTTAGAAGTTCCAGCGGGTGCTGAGCATCAGGTTCCGCGGGTCGCCGTAGTACGACGAGTTGTAGAAGCCGATGTTGGTGAAATACTTCTTGTCGAGCAGGTTGTTGACGTTGAGGGTGGCAGAGACGTTCTCGGTGATCTGGTAGCGGGCCATCAGGTCCACCAACCAGTACGGGTCCTGGGCGAATTTTTCCTCGGTGCCCTTGCCGTAGTTGCTGAGGATCTTCCAGCCAGTGCCCTGCCAGCGCACGCCGCTGCCCAGGGTCAGCTTGTCGAGGCTGCCGGTCAGCTTGTAGCTGGTGTAGAGGTTGACCTGGTCTTCCGGTTCCCAGGTGGAGACCTTGGCCCCGCTCTGGTCGCGAATGATCTTGTGGGTGTAGCCGGCCTGCAGTTGCCAGCCGGGAGCGAGCTCGCCGGAGATTTCCGCTTCATACCCCTTGGCCTTGGACTTGATGCCCTTGGACGCATAGTCCAGGCCGGGGGTGGTGGGGTTGGCGTTGTAGGCCAGGTCATCCACCGGGCGGTTTTCTTCATGCACTTCGAAATAGGCCAGGCTGGAGTTCAGGCGGCCGTCGAAGAACTCGCCCTTGAGGCCCACCTCGTAGTTGGTGCCTTCGTCGGGCTTGAGCACCTTGTCGTTGCGGTCGCGGTAGTCGTCCTGGGGCAGGTAGATCTCGGTGTAGCTGGCATAGACGGAGAAGTTCTGGTTGAGGTCGTAGACCACCCCGGCGTAGGGAATGATCTTGCCGGTGTCCTTGGTCTGGCTGGTGCCGCTGACCTCGTAGTTGTTGACCCGGCTGCCCAGCAGCAACGAAAGGTCGTCGTTGAGGCTGAAGCGCGCAGTCATGTAGCCGGCGCTCTGGCGGGTGGTCTCGTCGTTCTTCTTGGTCATGCTGCCCCAATCTGGCTTGGGGCTGTGCCCGTTCCAGTTGAAGTAGTCGTAGAAGTTGTTGTGATTGGTGGCGCTGGTGAAATCCCGGCCTTTCCAGTGAGAGTTGGAGATCGACGCTCCCACCACCAGCTGATGCTCGCGTCCCAGCAGGTCAAAGGGGCCCGTGGCATAGAGATCCCCGCTGTCGCTGACGGTTTCACCGGTGTACTTGCGGGTCAGCAGCGAGGCGATGCCGGTCTCGGCGTTTGGCGACATCAACGAACCCAGGGGCGCGTTGTAGCCATTGATCTGGTGGTTGTACTGGGCCTTGGCCACCCAGCCGTTAGCGAAGCTGTGCTCCAGGGTGCTGAACACCGTGCGGGTGTATTGCGACCAGCGACTCCAGCTCGCGCCGTTGTTGTAGGAGCGCGAGGTGCTGATGGCGTTGCCCTTGGAGTCGTACAGCGAGCTGCTGCCCGACCAGCTGGAACCCTTGGGGTCGTTGTCCTGATAGTCGGCGCCGACGGTGAGCAGGGTGTCCGGTGACAGGTCGAACTCGAGGATGCCGTAGTAGACGCTGGTCTGGCGCTGGTAGTGGTCAAGGAAGGACTTCTTGTCCTGATAGGCGGCGACCATCCGTCCGCGGACATTGCCGCTGTCGGTCAGGGGACCACTGACATCGACCTGCGAGCGGTAGTTGTCCCAGGAACCGGCCCCCAGGTCGATGTGCCCGGCGAATTCGGCGGTGGGTTTCTTGCGCACCATGTTGATGGTGCCGCCGGGGCCCCCGGCACCGGTGAGCAGGCCGGTGGCGCCCTTGAGGATTTCCACGCGGTCATAGATCACCGTGTCGGTGAGGGTATGGCCCGAGGAGTACTGCGCGTCCTGCAGGATCGGAATCCCGTCGTACTGGAAGTTCTGAATGGCAAAGCCGCGGGAGAAGTAACTGGTGCGGTCACTGTCGTAGGTGGCCACGGTGATGCCCGGGGTATGGCGCATCACGTCGTCGATGGAGTTGAGGCCGAAATCGTCCATGGCCTGGCGGGTGACCACCGAGATCGACTGCGGGGTTTCCCTCGGTGTCAGCACCAGCCGGGTGGCGGTGGCGATGGTGCCCGGAGTGTAGGAACCGCTGCCTTCGGTGACGGTGCCCAGCTGGTTGGTGGTGACCGTGGTTGGTCCCAGTTCGACCCGTTCACCGCCGCTGGCCTGTACTACCCGATAGCCTGTGCCCTCGGCCACGGCTTGCAGGCCCAGGGGTTTCAGCAGGCGCTGCAGGCCTTCGTCCACGCTGAAACGGCCATTCAGGCCGGTGCTGCGCTTGCCGGCACTGAGGCTGGCGTCGATGGCGATCATGCTTGCCGACTGCTGCCCGAAGGCGCCCAGCACCTGGTCCAGGTTGCCCGGGGCAATGGCGTAGTCGCGCTGCTGGCGGTCGGTCATGGCGGCGCTGGGTTCGGCGGCCAGCAGCGGTAGGCTGGTGCTGGCGATGGACAGGCCGATGATGACCGGGCGCAAGGCCGCGGCAAGGGGCGTGAGGCGAATGTGCATAGGGAAAATCCGTGGGTTGAGAAGGGTTGGCGCTGAGCTGTTTTCCAGCTTCTTCCCTGGTCTTGATGCACGAGATTGAAAAAACTGCCGCCGTCCTGAAAAAAAACCGCAAAAGATCAGGCAGCGTCCACGGAGGCCCAGTAACCCATCACCCGCCGGATGCGAATGGGCAGGGTCTTGGCCAGCAGGTCTAGGCTGGCGTCCGGCTGGTCCAGGGAGAACGAGCCGGAGACCCGCAACCCGGCGACCTCGGCGGCGCAGCGCAGCAGACCGGGGCGATAGCGGTCGAGTTCGGCGATCACCTCCCCCAGAGGCTGGCGTTCGGCAATCAGCAGGCCCTGGGTCCAGGCGCTGGCCGAGGCGGGCACGGCGAGCACCGCGCCGATCCGTTGTTGGCCGATATCCACTTGCTGGCCCGGACCCAGTTCCAGCAGGGGCGCGTGGGCGGTGCTCACCGAGCCGCTGCCGGCCAGCAGTTGCACCCGGGTGCCGTCGATGCCCGGCAAGCCAACGCTGAGGATCAGCCGGGAGCGGGGGGCCAGGTGGATGCGCCCATCGAGGGTGGCAATGCGCAGTGGCGCGGCGTTGCCCAGGGTCAGCAGCAGGCGGCCGCTGTTGAGCCGCAGTTGCAGGCCCTGGGGGCTGGCCTGCTGGTCGAGGCTGGTGCGGGTGTCCAGTTGCAGGCTGGCGCCCGCGGCCAGTTGCAATTGGCGGCGCTCGCCGGTAGCGGTGTGGTAGTCGCTGAACAACTGTGGCAACAGCAGCCGTTCACGCACGCCCCAACTGCTGGCGGCCACCACGCCAAGGCCGACGAACCCCTTGAGCAGGGTGCGCCGCCCTGGGTGGCTGCGGGCCTGCAGCAGTTGCCGGGCGTGGGGCGCGGACAGGCTGCTGGTGCTGGCGCGCAGGTCCTGGCCGATCCCGGCCAGGCGCTGCCAGGCCAGTTCATGCTGCGGGTCGGCCCGGCGCCAGGCCAGGCAGGCGGCCTGCTGCTCGGGGTTGCTGAGGCCCGATTGCAACAGCACCAGCCACTCCAGGGCCTGGTCCAGCACTCGCTGTTCCACCGCGCCCTGATCGTCCACCGGCTGAAAGGCGTTCATCCCGGGTACACCGCCGCGTAGCAGTGGCGGTAGGCCTTGAGCATGGCTTTCTGCACCACGTTGACCGAGAGCTGCAGGCGTTCGGCAATCTGCGGGTAGGTCAGGCCTTCGAGCTGGGACAGCAGGAACACCTCGCGCACCCGGCTGCCCAGCCCGTCCAGCACCTGGCCCACGGCATCCAGGGCTTCGAGCACCAACAGGCGGGTTTCCGGCGAGGACTGGTGCTGCGGCTCCAGCTGCGCCAGGGATTCCAGGTACGCGCGCTCCAGGGCCTGGCGACGGAAATATTGCCCGCACAGGCGGCTGGCCACGGTGTTGAGGTAGGCCCGGGGTTCGCGCAGCACGGGCAGTTGCTCGCTGCGCAGAATGCGCACAAAGGTGTCCTGGGCCAGGTCCATGGCCTGATCCTGGTTGCCGAGCTTGCGTCGCAACAGTTGCACCACCCAGTTGTGATGCTGGACGTAGAGCTCGCCCACGGCGTGCTGTAGCGAAGGGTTGGGCTCCATCGATAAGGGTTCCAGGGCCGAGGCGGGCAAAAGGGCGTTTATGGTAATGCTTCTCATTAGTGGGTGCTTGAATTTTTATCGTGGCTCGCCAGCGCTTGTCGTCATCCGCCTGTGGACGTGCCAGGGTTTGGATGCGGCACGCGCGCTGTATGAAGAACAAGTGGGCGAGCAATGGGGCGCGACCGTGACCGAGCAGTGTTTTGTGCGATCAGCAGTGGAGCCTTGTAGCCGCTGCTGAGCCTGCGAAGCTGCGCCAAGGCCCGCAGGGCCTTGCCTGGCGATCCTGTGTCGAACCCCTAGCGGCCCTGACAACCTGTATCCCTGCGACGCAGTGTTCGCAGCTTGCGGCAGCGGCTGCAGCCAGGCGTTCGGTGGTAGGGTTAGCCCCCTGAAGATTATCGATCTGTGGAGAAGCATCCCATGCAAGCCATCACGCTCAGCCTGCCGGCATCCCTGGACAACCTGAAGGTAGTGGAACTTCCCGACCCGGGGCAGCCTGCCGCGGGGCAGATCCGGGTGCGCATCCATGCCTGCTCCCTGAACTATCACGACTACGCGGTCGTGACCGGTGGCCTGCCTACCGCCGACGGACGTATTCCCATGGCCGATGGCGCCGGGGTAGTGGAAGCCGTGGGCGAGGGCGTCAGCGAGTTCAAGGTGGGGGATGCGGTGGTGTCCTGCTTCTTCCCGCATTGGCACGATGGCGGCCCGGCGATTGCCGATTTCAGCACCACCCCGGGGGATGGTGTCGACGGTTACGCCCGTGAAGTGGTGGTCCAGCCCAGCCACTGGTTCACCCATGCACCCAAGGGCTACAGCCATGCCGAGGCGGCGACCCTGACCACCGCCGGCCTGACCGCCTGGCGCGCACTGGTGGTGGATGGTGCACTCAAGGCCGGCGAAACCGTGCTGGTGCTGGGCACTGGCGGGGTCTCGATCTTCGCCCTGCAACTGGCCAAGGCCATGGGCGCCACGGTGATCGCCACCTCGTCGTCGGATGCCAAGCTGGCGCGGGTTCGCGAGCTGGGGGCCGATCACACCATCAATTACCGCACCCACCCCGAGTGGGGCGCCGAAGTGCTCAAGCTCACCGGCGGTCGCGGCGTCGATCACGTGGTGGAAGTGGGTGGCCCGGGCACCTTGCCGCAGTCCATCAACGCGTGTCGTATTGGCGGGCATATCGCCCTGATCGGTGTCCTCACCGGCTGGGCCGGCCCGGTGCCGACGGCGGCGCTGATGGCCAGGCAACAGCGCCTGCAGGGGCTGATCGTCGGCAGCCGCCAGCAGCAGGTCGAGATGGTCCGGGGCCTGGAGGCCACTGGGATCAAGCCGATCATCGACAGCACCTTCGCCCTGGCGGACATCGCCAAGGCCTTTGCCCATGAAGCGTCCGGCGCGCACCTGGGGAAAATCTGTCTGAGTCTCTGACGCATCGCCGCAGCCCAGGCCCAGCTTATCGATCGGATCTCCTACAGGTCCGATCTCTGCCGCTGCCGAAGGCTGCGACAAGGCACGCAGTGCCTTCCAACGCCGGCAGCCATGGCCTCGGCTTTCCTTCTACTGTTCATGCTTGAGACCGCCCCCAACAATTACACGAAAAGGGTTGCGTCATTCGCCTCCTCCCAAGGGCATGGGTCGTTAGGTCCTGTGTGCCGCCTGCTTGTGGGCCTGTCCGTGCCGCTGCTTTCCATTTCCATCCGAGCACGGGAGGGCGCCCATGAACCGCGATCTGAAATAGCGGGTCGATCAGGGCCCGATGGGTTTGTTCCAGTGCCTGGCAGATCGGCTTGTTGCTCAGCGCCGGTCTTTTCGGCATGGCCGCCGGCTCGCTGTTCATCGCGTCCTGGGCCGATCGCTTCGGGCGTCGGGTGCTGATCCTGTTCTGCCTGCTGCTGTCGGCTGCGCCCGACGC
Coding sequences:
- a CDS encoding thioesterase II family protein; translation: MRKVPSAWLRRYPQSRPPRCRLVCLPHAGGSASFFNDWRGQLPADVELVSVQYPGREERLGETWPGSLEWMAGTITRALSDLAERPLVLFGHSMGAAVAFEVAARLQQQGAAPQRLIVSAHPAPHRQRRSELHLGPDAGLLADVQRLSDGQPSLLDDPALRELYLPALRNDYRLIESYRGDSSRTLDLPISVCLGAEDREVDQDEAYAWAETSRQVTDFQTFPGGHFYLRDQQGEVLRHLTRLLASHGEPAWQCWPSTP
- a CDS encoding isochorismate lyase, whose translation is MKTPEQCSSLDDVRCGIDAMDEQIIQALGRRLAYVKAAAQFKPTQQSIAAPERVAAMLPQRQQWAQQAGLDPMFVVPLFAQIIHWNIAQQVRHWRIGQGLEQGAQDE
- a CDS encoding isochorismate synthase — protein: MNETCRSGLTRALQDGEAQARREGRVVLVVFSLAAERLEPLRLFAANRQVFGQSLFWSGGQGGLALAGFGCTEEISPVAGERFSASSQAWRQLLAEAHQVGPRKAYLCGGFCFDPQGARSAKWQSFAETSLVLPRILLLQEDDQQHWLFSLWLEPGADVAHCAASLVAEWTLLLTRYAHAPRRQLPSCIEQQDDTEDAAQWQATVAGAIGRIGAGELNKVVLAREVCLQAEHNIPCGPLLENLEAAYPQAFLFAFSRGDRCFLGATPERLVRVARGTLNTVALAGTCARGLHEQQDAELGQTLMDSAKDRYEHALVVQTVREALQPYCAMLEIPPQPQLHRLAHVQHLLTPVLGRLRPQVDVLQLVKVLHPTPAVGGLPRAGALDYIREHEGLDRGWYAAPVGWLNAEGDGDFAVALRSALIHGNQAHLFAGCGIVAESDPQSEYRETCLKLRTIGEALRPQPASPDVQAV
- a CDS encoding alpha/beta hydrolase, which codes for MSPPLLQRLRRRWFPLLCMTALVVGLPVSCAVLEHKERQLVFRIEPGTAGWYRGLPSTVQEFELKPKSFKAGQNIHAWWWPAQRADAPAILYLHGVRWNLTGQLFRIEQLHALGYSVLAIDYRGFGQSHGELPSETSVYEDARVAWERLMVLQPDAGKRLIYGHSLGGAVAIDLAAELGRQATSEQRPAAARGLIVESTFTTLGDAARAVTKTSLPVRWLMSQKFDSIDKIREIGMPLLVVHGLKDDYVPPRLSQELFKTALEPKQLLLVPGGTHNNSMSLAGKDYATAIKALLRTRQNL
- a CDS encoding TonB-dependent siderophore receptor — translated: MHIRLTPLAAALRPVIIGLSIASTSLPLLAAEPSAAMTDRQQRDYAIAPGNLDQVLGAFGQQSASMIAIDASLSAGKRSTGLNGRFSVDEGLQRLLKPLGLQAVAEGTGYRVVQASGGERVELGPTTVTTNQLGTVTEGSGSYTPGTIATATRLVLTPRETPQSISVVTRQAMDDFGLNSIDDVMRHTPGITVATYDSDRTSYFSRGFAIQNFQYDGIPILQDAQYSSGHTLTDTVIYDRVEILKGATGLLTGAGGPGGTINMVRKKPTAEFAGHIDLGAGSWDNYRSQVDVSGPLTDSGNVRGRMVAAYQDKKSFLDHYQRQTSVYYGILEFDLSPDTLLTVGADYQDNDPKGSSWSGSSSLYDSKGNAISTSRSYNNGASWSRWSQYTRTVFSTLEHSFANGWVAKAQYNHQINGYNAPLGSLMSPNAETGIASLLTRKYTGETVSDSGDLYATGPFDLLGREHQLVVGASISNSHWKGRDFTSATNHNNFYDYFNWNGHSPKPDWGSMTKKNDETTRQSAGYMTARFSLNDDLSLLLGSRVNNYEVSGTSQTKDTGKIIPYAGVVYDLNQNFSVYASYTEIYLPQDDYRDRNDKVLKPDEGTNYEVGLKGEFFDGRLNSSLAYFEVHEENRPVDDLAYNANPTTPGLDYASKGIKSKAKGYEAEISGELAPGWQLQAGYTHKIIRDQSGAKVSTWEPEDQVNLYTSYKLTGSLDKLTLGSGVRWQGTGWKILSNYGKGTEEKFAQDPYWLVDLMARYQITENVSATLNVNNLLDKKYFTNIGFYNSSYYGDPRNLMLSTRWNF
- a CDS encoding DUF4880 domain-containing protein: MNAFQPVDDQGAVEQRVLDQALEWLVLLQSGLSNPEQQAACLAWRRADPQHELAWQRLAGIGQDLRASTSSLSAPHARQLLQARSHPGRRTLLKGFVGLGVVAASSWGVRERLLLPQLFSDYHTATGERRQLQLAAGASLQLDTRTSLDQQASPQGLQLRLNSGRLLLTLGNAAPLRIATLDGRIHLAPRSRLILSVGLPGIDGTRVQLLAGSGSVSTAHAPLLELGPGQQVDIGQQRIGAVLAVPASASAWTQGLLIAERQPLGEVIAELDRYRPGLLRCAAEVAGLRVSGSFSLDQPDASLDLLAKTLPIRIRRVMGYWASVDAA
- a CDS encoding sigma-70 family RNA polymerase sigma factor, whose translation is MEPNPSLQHAVGELYVQHHNWVVQLLRRKLGNQDQAMDLAQDTFVRILRSEQLPVLREPRAYLNTVASRLCGQYFRRQALERAYLESLAQLEPQHQSSPETRLLVLEALDAVGQVLDGLGSRVREVFLLSQLEGLTYPQIAERLQLSVNVVQKAMLKAYRHCYAAVYPG
- a CDS encoding zinc-dependent alcohol dehydrogenase family protein, with the protein product MQAITLSLPASLDNLKVVELPDPGQPAAGQIRVRIHACSLNYHDYAVVTGGLPTADGRIPMADGAGVVEAVGEGVSEFKVGDAVVSCFFPHWHDGGPAIADFSTTPGDGVDGYAREVVVQPSHWFTHAPKGYSHAEAATLTTAGLTAWRALVVDGALKAGETVLVLGTGGVSIFALQLAKAMGATVIATSSSDAKLARVRELGADHTINYRTHPEWGAEVLKLTGGRGVDHVVEVGGPGTLPQSINACRIGGHIALIGVLTGWAGPVPTAALMARQQRLQGLIVGSRQQQVEMVRGLEATGIKPIIDSTFALADIAKAFAHEASGAHLGKICLSL